A window of the Streptomyces formicae genome harbors these coding sequences:
- a CDS encoding sensor histidine kinase, with protein MRDFLLIALFAFLGAAAAGLLGACVLRLLRHRSVAVSLTVVAAVTVLAMLSGTLVVAQAMFLNSHDLQVVTTVVAMAAIVSLATALLLGRWVVARSRELVRAARTFGEDGSFAAPGSAATAELAELSKELEATSARLAASRERERALETSRRELVAWISHDLRTPLAGLRAMSEALEDGVVQDPERYFKQIRTEVDRLNEMVGDLFELSRIHAGALALAPTRMSVYDLVGEALAGADPLAREHGVRLVGDRVEPVPVEVDGKEMTRVLANLLVNAIRRTPADGTVAVAAERRAGSVVLSVTDGCGGIPEEDLPRVFDTGWRGSQARTPPAGAGLGLAIVRGIVEAHEGRADVRNVTGGCRFEVTLPVRTGPSGE; from the coding sequence GTGCGCGACTTCCTCCTCATCGCACTCTTCGCGTTCCTCGGCGCCGCCGCGGCCGGACTCCTCGGGGCCTGCGTCCTGCGCCTGCTGCGACACCGGTCGGTCGCCGTGTCCCTGACCGTCGTCGCCGCCGTCACCGTCCTCGCCATGCTCTCCGGGACCCTCGTGGTCGCTCAGGCGATGTTCCTGAACTCCCACGACCTCCAGGTCGTCACGACGGTCGTCGCGATGGCCGCGATCGTGTCGCTCGCCACCGCGCTGCTCCTCGGCCGCTGGGTCGTCGCCCGCAGCCGCGAACTGGTCCGCGCGGCCCGTACGTTCGGCGAGGACGGCAGCTTCGCCGCGCCCGGCAGCGCGGCCACGGCCGAGCTCGCCGAGCTGAGCAAGGAGCTCGAAGCCACCAGCGCCCGGCTGGCCGCGTCCCGGGAGCGGGAGCGGGCCCTGGAGACCTCCCGGCGGGAGCTCGTCGCCTGGATCTCGCACGATTTGCGCACCCCGCTCGCCGGGCTGCGCGCGATGTCGGAAGCGCTGGAGGACGGCGTCGTCCAGGATCCGGAGCGGTACTTCAAGCAGATCCGCACCGAGGTCGACCGGCTGAACGAGATGGTCGGGGACCTCTTCGAACTCTCCCGCATCCACGCCGGGGCGCTCGCCCTGGCGCCGACCCGGATGTCGGTCTACGACCTCGTCGGCGAGGCCCTCGCCGGCGCCGATCCGCTCGCGCGCGAGCACGGGGTGCGGCTGGTGGGGGACCGGGTCGAGCCGGTGCCGGTCGAGGTGGACGGCAAGGAGATGACGAGGGTCCTGGCCAATCTGCTCGTCAACGCGATCCGCCGGACACCGGCCGACGGAACGGTCGCGGTCGCGGCGGAGCGCCGCGCGGGCTCCGTCGTGCTGTCGGTGACGGACGGCTGCGGGGGGATTCCGGAGGAGGATCTGCCGCGTGTCTTCGACACCGGCTGGCGGGGCAGCCAGGCCAGGACGCCCCCGGCGGGGGCAGGGCTGGGGCTGGCGATCGTACGGGGCATCGTGGAGGCGCACGAGGGCCGTGCGGACGTGCGGAACGTGACGGGCGGCTGCCGCTTCGAGGTCACGCTCCCGGTGAGGACCGGCCCGTCCGGCGAGTGA
- a CDS encoding MgtC/SapB family protein → MNAMHFTLGLGAGMVSGALIGIERQWRQRMAGLRTNTLVATGAALFVLLSGSFDDSSPSRVAAQVVSGIGFLGAGVIMRDGLNVTGINTAATLWCSAAVGCLAGAGKPWEALAGAVAIVAVNTALRSATRTIDRRPGSGDEVPVPYCVEAVVSAEHEAHVRTLLVQSLTGPESRLHAVQSAEADAVEGEAGLVRIRAEITAEGTDSTAVESAVARISMEPSVASAAWRRTTPA, encoded by the coding sequence ATGAACGCGATGCACTTCACCCTCGGCCTCGGCGCCGGCATGGTCTCGGGCGCCCTCATCGGCATCGAGCGCCAGTGGCGCCAGCGCATGGCCGGGCTGCGCACGAACACCCTGGTCGCCACGGGCGCCGCGCTGTTCGTCCTGCTCTCCGGTTCGTTCGACGACTCCTCGCCCAGCCGGGTCGCGGCGCAGGTCGTCTCCGGCATCGGCTTCCTCGGTGCGGGCGTCATCATGCGCGACGGCCTCAATGTGACGGGCATCAACACCGCGGCGACGCTGTGGTGTTCGGCCGCCGTCGGCTGTCTGGCCGGGGCCGGGAAGCCGTGGGAAGCGCTCGCGGGCGCGGTGGCGATCGTCGCGGTGAACACAGCACTGCGGTCCGCGACCCGCACCATCGACCGCCGGCCGGGCTCGGGTGACGAGGTGCCGGTGCCGTACTGCGTCGAGGCGGTCGTCTCGGCGGAGCACGAGGCGCATGTCCGCACCCTCCTGGTCCAGTCCCTGACCGGCCCGGAGAGCCGGCTCCACGCCGTCCAGTCGGCGGAGGCGGACGCGGTGGAGGGCGAGGCCGGACTGGTGCGGATCCGCGCCGAGATCACGGCGGAGGGCACGGACAGCACGGCCGTGGAGAGCGCGGTGGCCCGCATCAGCATGGAGCCCTCGGTGGCCTCCGCCGCGTGGCGCCGGACGACGCCGGCCTGA
- a CDS encoding response regulator transcription factor has product MQNILVVDDDPTVAEVVTGYLERAGFAVHRAADGPQALRAAGERWPDLVVLDLMLPGMDGLEVCRRLRGQAPVPVIMLTARGDEDDRILGLEIGADDYVTKPFSPRELVLRVESVLRRSRAAAAAPPAGEAVSRAGITLDPAARRAVKDGRELALTLREFDLLAHLMRHSGQAIGRERLMHEVWGWEFGDLSTVTVHVRRLRGKIEDDPASPRLIQTVWGVGYRFDAPESGAGAAHAHEVGNGVPVRADDVPEHADDVPARADGATPAEGA; this is encoded by the coding sequence ATGCAGAACATCCTGGTCGTCGACGACGATCCGACCGTTGCCGAAGTCGTCACCGGCTATCTGGAGCGCGCCGGCTTCGCCGTGCACCGCGCGGCCGACGGGCCGCAGGCGCTGCGGGCGGCGGGGGAGCGGTGGCCGGACCTGGTCGTCCTGGACCTGATGCTCCCCGGCATGGACGGGCTGGAGGTCTGCCGCAGACTGCGCGGCCAGGCCCCGGTGCCGGTGATCATGCTGACCGCGCGCGGGGACGAGGACGACCGGATCCTGGGTCTAGAGATCGGCGCGGACGACTACGTGACCAAGCCGTTCAGCCCGCGCGAGCTGGTGCTGCGCGTCGAGTCGGTGCTGCGCCGCAGCCGGGCCGCGGCGGCCGCGCCCCCGGCCGGGGAAGCGGTCAGCCGCGCGGGCATCACGCTGGACCCGGCCGCCCGCCGCGCCGTCAAGGACGGCCGGGAACTGGCCCTGACGCTGCGGGAGTTCGACCTCCTCGCCCACCTCATGCGCCACTCCGGGCAGGCGATCGGGCGGGAGCGGCTGATGCACGAGGTGTGGGGCTGGGAGTTCGGCGATCTGTCGACGGTCACCGTCCACGTCAGGCGGCTGCGCGGCAAGATCGAGGACGACCCGGCCAGTCCGCGGCTGATCCAGACCGTGTGGGGGGTCGGGTACCGCTTCGACGCGCCGGAGTCCGGCGCGGGGGCGGCGCACGCCCACGAGGTCGGGAACGGAGTCCCGGTACGAGCCGACGACGTACCGGAGCACGCGGACGACGTACCGGCGCGCGCGGACGGCGCGACGCCGGCCGAAGGGGCGTGA
- a CDS encoding SRPBCC family protein encodes MTADPAPQPGTVAVERRILAGPETVFGFLTDRGKWLSWMGHDGTFSFTPNGSYRMDVTRGAVAAGRFLLVDPPKRLAFTWGWAEGGPADVPEGSTTVEITLEPVEDGTLLRLVHSGLPSAGACAAHEECWAHYTRRLAVRAEGGDPGPDRWGR; translated from the coding sequence ATGACCGCAGACCCTGCGCCGCAGCCCGGCACCGTGGCGGTGGAACGCCGGATCCTGGCCGGCCCCGAGACCGTCTTCGGCTTCCTCACCGACCGGGGCAAGTGGCTGTCGTGGATGGGCCACGACGGCACGTTCTCGTTCACCCCGAACGGCTCGTACCGCATGGACGTGACCCGCGGCGCCGTTGCCGCGGGCCGCTTCCTGCTGGTCGATCCGCCCAAGCGGCTGGCCTTCACCTGGGGCTGGGCCGAGGGCGGCCCTGCGGACGTGCCCGAGGGCTCCACGACCGTGGAGATCACCCTGGAGCCGGTCGAGGACGGCACTCTGCTACGGCTCGTCCACAGCGGGCTACCGAGCGCCGGGGCGTGCGCGGCGCACGAGGAGTGCTGGGCGCACTACACCCGCCGGCTCGCGGTGCGCGCGGAGGGCGGCGATCCGGGCCCCGACCGCTGGGGGCGGTGA
- a CDS encoding VOC family protein, giving the protein MTPRFDAIGLVVADMAASLAFYRRLGLDIPADADSAPHAEAVLPSGLRVLFDTEETVRSFDPGWTRPEGGDRIGLCFLCESPAEVDKVYEEMVAAGHRGHLKPWDAVWGQRYAVVLDPDGSGVSLFANAA; this is encoded by the coding sequence ATGACTCCACGATTCGATGCCATCGGCCTCGTCGTCGCCGACATGGCCGCCTCGCTCGCCTTCTACCGCCGTCTCGGTCTGGACATCCCCGCAGACGCCGACTCCGCGCCGCACGCCGAGGCGGTGCTGCCAAGCGGCCTGCGCGTGCTGTTCGACACGGAGGAGACCGTCAGGTCCTTCGATCCGGGCTGGACCCGGCCCGAGGGCGGTGACCGCATCGGTCTGTGCTTCCTCTGCGAGAGCCCGGCCGAGGTGGACAAGGTGTACGAAGAGATGGTCGCGGCAGGCCATCGCGGCCACCTCAAGCCCTGGGACGCCGTCTGGGGGCAGCGCTACGCGGTCGTGCTCGATCCCGACGGCTCCGGAGTCTCGCTCTTCGCCAACGCGGCATAG